The genomic stretch TGAAGGTTCAAAGCCAAAATGGACAAAGATGGAAATTCATTTACTTCTTTCTCACTTGGCGGCTCTTAAGatcttaaaagaaaagttctTTTTTGGAACTATATTCTTGTTAAACAATATTCCTATTCCACGCACATGTCCTCGCATTGCTTTTTAGTTATAAAACGATTTCTGTTCCCGCCACATCCGCCGTATATGAACTCTCTGCACTCCTTCGTCTTGGGATCGTAGGTAAAATTTGGTATGCCGGCCAAACAAAAACCGGAGTATGCTGTTTCTTCATTACAGCTCGCTGTAAGACACATTCGTTGcagatatatatatcaatataatAGTGACATCTTTCCATTCGCTCGTTCTACTCACGATCCTTTTGGGCCCGCGAAAGGCCAGAGAGGACCAAGATGATCCCTATACCGGATATGAACTTAATATTCATTTCGGATTGATGGTCGGTGTCTACCAGATGATGTGAAGCGTCTGATCGGATCTTATTTAGGAAGTGGGGAATGTATTTCTGCATCTGATTTCATTAGTTCTAGTTCTGGTCTTTAGTTCTGCAACATTTCTGCTTTCTGTCCTGAGTTTAGGAGATTGGGGAAAATCAATGAGATATTGAAGTAATATTCATGAAAAATCCAATTCGAAAGGTTTTTCTAAGCATTTACATTGATTTTCATAAagattttcaatcaaatttaAGATTTAGTTAAGGAAAAGTGTGTTTAAAACTTAATTCAAGTCAACATCCGTTGCAAAAGGCACTGTCACAAGAGGATAACAGCCACCCACTGCCTATCGGAGCCCACTATCCATTCACCATTCTCGATTTCCATGGCGGAAAATCATATTtccgttgttgctgctgcttctgctgctgctgtcatttGACGTTGCATCTACCCTTCGctatagtatacatatatatatatatatggcaTGGATGCAACCCCCTGCCCTGctgcatccacatccacatcatcatcttcttcatcatcatcatcggatGGGTTATAATCGTCAACTGTCAGACTGCGTTTTGCGGTCGCTCGCAAATTGAATGTAGGTCGACCAAAAGCGAGCCAACGAGAGCAGCGTTGGCCCGACAGTCGCGTGACCGCAGAGAGCCATCGATCAGAGACCCAGTAACGAGCGCCAGTGCGAGAGGAGGGGCATGCAaccacagagagcgagagagggaggtGAAGAGTCGTAATGAATTGGCCGCCTCCATGTCTGACATGTCTGGCGGGGACAGCACCGGACAGCCCCGGCCTTTTGGGGGCAGCGTGTGTTGCGGTCAGTCAGTGTCATGAGCTTTTGACATGCACCACCCACCCGCGCTGCATGCCCCACTCTCAACCAATGGGTAGTGTCGTCACTGTCACTGTCTGCCGCCTACAGCCGCCTGTTGTCGTAGGCTGTTCTACTTTTTTCTAGCATAGTTTTGCAtatgtctcttttttttgtgctatATTTGCCTGTGGGCTTGAGGCGAGGCTAACCTATATATCAGAGAAACTTCCTGTAGATAAGGAAATAGCTATAGAACAGATTTGCACTAGATTTGGTTTAAGATTGAACTTTCTGGCGTCTCTCATGGCTACTCTCTCGAATAATTCGAAATGCACTGCAACAAATCATTTTCTATATAAAACTTTTCAATGAAAAGCCTAATTAATATTATATCTTTTATTACATTACCTTAAATTACCTTCATTTTCCCAACTTTCCTTTGGTCAAAGTCGCTTTCACCTTTTCAAAGATTTTCCTTAACTTCTGTTGCATTTTTTTAAAGATAAAGAGGGGAGATTCAAAGCTAAaggagatacatatatgtctgatgtatgtacatatatatatagaacaTATTTTTCATTCCAAATGTTTCCTCCTTTCTCTGCTTTTTCCTACTTTGCTCCCCCTATGGTACATGCTGGCCCCAAAATGTATGctatgttttttgtgtgtgccgcAGCTGCCTCCATGTCTCCTCCGCCCctgccgctgtctctgtcgTTACTTTCAGACACTCCTTTTTGCAGTTGTTCACACAAATACAcccgaaaacacacacacacgcagcaagatacaggcacacacacaagcataGAGGCAAACACAGACAGAGGGCGACTAACTGATTTTTAGGTCGATGGCGTAAACGACAGAACGAccaacgaa from Drosophila pseudoobscura strain MV-25-SWS-2005 chromosome 4, UCI_Dpse_MV25, whole genome shotgun sequence encodes the following:
- the LOC26534171 gene encoding chymotrypsin inhibitor SCI-I-like encodes the protein MNIKFISGIGIILVLSGLSRAQKDPSCNEETAYSGFCLAGIPNFTYDPKTKECREFIYGGCGGNRNRFITKKQCEDMCVE